One genomic region from Curtobacterium sp. 9128 encodes:
- the iolD gene encoding 3D-(3,5/4)-trihydroxycyclohexane-1,2-dione acylhydrolase (decyclizing) — MAQHPQPTRRLTVGQAIVEFMQAQHVERDGVTTPFFGGAFGIFGHGNVAGLGQALLQYQDVFPYYQGRNEQGMVHIATGYAKMRNRLGALAVSTSIGPGATNMVTGAGTATVNHIPVLLFPSDAFATRSTGAVLQQQEHPYAMDVTANDSFRAVSRYFDRINRPEQLASALLEAMRVLTSPADTGAVTIAVPQDVQAEAYDFPEALFSHRVWHVARNRPDRAAIQRAAELIRSADNAVVIAGGGVVYSDATDELVRFAESTGIGVGVTQAGKAGMPWEHRLALGALGSSGSAYANAIANGADVVIGIGTRYTDFTTASNTMFQNPDVAFVNINVAEVDAFKESGIPLVGDARETLAELRAALDGFALDADVVASNERAASDWRAEVDRIIEVQDGPTLSQAEMLGLLNTSAEDDDVVINAAGSMPGDLHRLWRPGSTKGYDIEYGNSCMGYEVAGGVGAQLAAPDRRVHVLVGDGSYLMMSQEIMTAVQEHLRMTIVIVDNFGYGSIAALSETLGSQTFGTRFNERGEALRHDGRRLEVDFVANAASYGAEVFSADTADTFRNALDDARAYDGTSVVYVRVDAQGRFGGSGAWWDVPVAEVSTLDSTKDARAAYDEHKRDQRLYLTQSAPHVRELEHS, encoded by the coding sequence ATGGCGCAACATCCTCAGCCGACCCGCCGCCTCACGGTGGGCCAGGCGATCGTCGAGTTCATGCAGGCCCAGCACGTCGAGCGCGACGGCGTCACGACGCCGTTCTTCGGGGGTGCGTTCGGCATCTTCGGCCACGGCAACGTCGCGGGTCTCGGCCAGGCGCTCCTGCAGTACCAGGACGTCTTCCCCTACTACCAGGGGCGCAACGAGCAGGGCATGGTCCACATCGCGACCGGCTACGCGAAGATGCGGAACCGCCTCGGCGCGCTCGCCGTCTCCACGTCGATCGGTCCGGGCGCGACCAACATGGTCACGGGTGCCGGCACCGCGACGGTGAACCACATCCCGGTCCTGCTCTTCCCGTCCGACGCGTTCGCGACCCGGTCGACCGGCGCCGTCCTGCAGCAGCAGGAGCACCCGTACGCGATGGACGTCACCGCGAACGACTCCTTCCGCGCGGTCTCGCGCTACTTCGACCGGATCAACCGGCCGGAGCAGCTCGCGTCGGCACTCCTCGAGGCGATGCGGGTCCTGACCAGCCCCGCCGACACCGGTGCCGTGACCATCGCGGTCCCGCAGGACGTCCAGGCCGAGGCGTACGACTTCCCGGAGGCGTTGTTCTCGCACCGCGTCTGGCACGTCGCCCGCAACCGCCCGGACCGTGCGGCGATCCAGCGCGCCGCCGAGCTGATCAGGAGCGCCGACAACGCGGTGGTGATCGCCGGTGGCGGGGTCGTGTACTCCGACGCGACGGACGAGCTCGTCCGCTTCGCCGAGTCGACCGGCATCGGCGTCGGTGTCACGCAGGCGGGCAAGGCGGGCATGCCGTGGGAGCACCGCCTGGCGCTCGGCGCGCTCGGCTCGTCCGGGTCGGCGTACGCGAACGCCATCGCGAACGGTGCGGACGTCGTGATCGGCATCGGCACGCGCTACACCGACTTCACGACGGCCTCGAACACGATGTTCCAGAACCCCGACGTAGCGTTCGTCAACATCAACGTCGCCGAGGTCGACGCGTTCAAGGAGTCCGGCATCCCCCTCGTCGGCGACGCCCGTGAGACGCTCGCCGAGCTCCGCGCCGCGCTCGACGGCTTCGCGCTCGACGCCGACGTCGTCGCGTCGAACGAGCGGGCCGCGAGCGACTGGCGTGCCGAGGTCGACCGCATCATCGAGGTGCAGGACGGCCCGACGCTGTCGCAGGCCGAGATGCTCGGACTGCTCAACACCTCCGCTGAGGACGACGACGTCGTCATCAACGCCGCCGGTTCGATGCCGGGGGACCTGCACCGGCTCTGGCGACCGGGCAGCACGAAGGGCTACGACATCGAGTACGGCAACTCGTGCATGGGCTACGAGGTCGCAGGTGGTGTCGGCGCGCAGCTCGCCGCCCCGGACCGACGTGTCCACGTGCTCGTCGGCGACGGCTCGTACCTGATGATGTCGCAGGAGATCATGACCGCGGTGCAGGAACACCTGCGCATGACCATCGTGATCGTCGACAACTTCGGGTACGGATCGATCGCAGCACTGTCGGAGACGCTCGGCTCGCAGACGTTCGGCACCCGCTTCAACGAGCGCGGTGAGGCCCTGCGTCACGACGGCCGGCGCCTCGAGGTCGACTTCGTCGCGAACGCCGCGAGCTACGGCGCCGAGGTGTTCTCCGCCGACACCGCAGACACCTTCCGGAATGCACTCGACGACGCCCGTGCGTACGACGGCACCAGCGTCGTCTACGTCCGCGTCGACGCCCAGGGCCGCTTCGGCGGCTCCGGCGCCTGGTGGGACGTCCCCGTCGCCGAGGTCTCGACCCTCGACAGCACGAAGGACGCCCGCGCCGCCTACGACGAGCACAAGCGGGACCAGCGGCTCTACCTGACGCAGTCCGCCCCGCATGTCCGAGAACTGGAGCACTCATGA
- a CDS encoding NAD-dependent succinate-semialdehyde dehydrogenase, whose amino-acid sequence MTDATDVLDSTTDSATIVAGVPTGLLIGGVERAASDGATFDVHNPVDGSVIATVSSGTRNDAQAAVDAAADAAADWAATPPRKRSEILSRAYDLMIERADWFARLITAENGKVFVDARGEVVYAAEFLRWYAEEAVRIPGALQTAPGGANKILVEHRPIGIAILVTPWNFPAAMATRKIGPALAAGCTTVLKPASDTPLTALAIGALFAEAGLPAGVLNVLPSRSSGTVVEQMVRDPRARKLSFTGSTEVGVKLMKLAAESVVNTSMELGGNAPFVVFDDADLDEAVAGAMIAKMRNGGEACTAANRFYVQEGIAAAFSERLAEAMGALRTGDGLASDVQLGPMVNEGARDDIARLVDGAKEDGATVLTGGASPDGPGWFYPATVLSDVPEHARILKEEIFGPVAPIVTFRTEDDAVRLANGTPFGLVSYVYTQDLARGLRVSGRIESGMVGLNRGLVSDPAAPFGGMKESGIGREGGAEGLLEYMESQYIAVSW is encoded by the coding sequence ATGACCGACGCGACCGACGTCCTGGACTCGACCACGGACTCGGCGACCATCGTGGCCGGGGTCCCCACGGGCCTCCTGATCGGTGGGGTCGAGCGAGCCGCGTCGGACGGCGCCACGTTCGACGTCCACAACCCCGTCGACGGCAGCGTGATCGCGACCGTCTCGAGCGGGACCCGGAACGACGCGCAGGCGGCGGTCGACGCCGCCGCCGACGCGGCGGCCGACTGGGCGGCGACCCCGCCCCGGAAGCGTTCCGAGATCCTGTCCCGCGCGTACGACCTGATGATCGAGCGCGCCGACTGGTTCGCCAGGCTCATCACGGCGGAGAACGGCAAGGTGTTCGTGGACGCCCGCGGCGAGGTCGTCTACGCGGCCGAGTTCCTCCGGTGGTACGCGGAGGAGGCCGTCCGGATACCCGGTGCGCTGCAGACGGCACCAGGGGGTGCGAACAAGATCCTCGTCGAGCACCGCCCGATCGGGATCGCGATCCTCGTCACCCCGTGGAACTTCCCCGCGGCGATGGCGACCCGCAAGATCGGACCCGCACTCGCCGCAGGGTGCACGACGGTCCTGAAGCCGGCCAGCGACACCCCGTTGACCGCCCTCGCGATCGGTGCACTCTTCGCCGAGGCCGGACTGCCGGCCGGGGTCCTCAACGTGTTGCCGAGCCGGTCCTCCGGCACCGTGGTCGAGCAGATGGTGCGCGACCCGCGAGCTCGGAAGCTGTCGTTCACCGGCTCCACCGAGGTCGGCGTCAAGCTCATGAAGCTCGCGGCGGAGTCCGTCGTGAACACGTCGATGGAGCTCGGTGGCAACGCGCCGTTCGTGGTCTTCGACGACGCGGACCTCGACGAGGCAGTGGCCGGCGCGATGATCGCGAAGATGCGCAACGGTGGCGAGGCCTGCACCGCCGCGAACCGCTTCTACGTGCAGGAGGGCATCGCGGCCGCGTTCTCGGAACGGCTGGCCGAGGCAATGGGGGCACTGCGCACCGGCGACGGTCTGGCCTCCGACGTCCAGCTCGGTCCGATGGTGAACGAGGGCGCCCGTGACGACATCGCCCGTCTGGTGGACGGCGCGAAGGAGGACGGCGCGACGGTGCTCACCGGCGGCGCGTCGCCCGACGGGCCCGGCTGGTTCTACCCGGCGACGGTGCTGAGCGACGTCCCCGAGCATGCTCGCATCCTCAAGGAGGAGATCTTCGGGCCGGTGGCGCCGATCGTGACGTTCCGCACCGAGGACGATGCGGTGCGGCTCGCCAACGGCACCCCGTTCGGGCTCGTCTCGTACGTCTACACGCAGGACCTCGCGAGGGGCCTGCGCGTCAGCGGCAGGATCGAGTCCGGCATGGTCGGTCTGAACCGTGGACTGGTGTCCGACCCGGCGGCGCCGTTCGGGGGCATGAAGGAGTCCGGCATCGGCCGCGAGGGCGGTGCCGAAGGGCTCCTGGAGTACATGGAGTCGCAGTACATCGCGGTGAGCTGGTAG
- a CDS encoding IclR family transcriptional regulator — MADRKPMRVLANSMAVVEALAERGDLSPAELAEATGLPRPSVYRFIDGLKAVGMATTTDENRARLSVKWLHLADAARDAMTEWASARRVLDDLAERTEQTAFLTVPRGDEAVCIDWAPGRGIGVLTLAPGRSLPLYAGGAGRLVLAYTRDVEEYLSDGPDRRPLTSKTMVDADALREDVRRTRAQGHTLSLDDATIGIGALAFPVLGSAGELIGCLSIAGRSVDIRERADEFVDAALGAVAELERGVASELTTPLQ; from the coding sequence GTGGCTGACCGGAAACCGATGCGCGTCCTCGCCAACTCGATGGCGGTCGTCGAAGCACTCGCCGAGCGCGGCGACCTCTCCCCCGCCGAACTCGCCGAGGCCACCGGTCTCCCGCGACCCAGCGTGTACCGCTTCATCGACGGACTGAAGGCAGTCGGCATGGCCACGACGACGGACGAGAACCGGGCGCGGCTCAGCGTGAAGTGGCTGCACCTGGCGGATGCCGCGCGTGACGCCATGACCGAGTGGGCGTCGGCACGCCGGGTCCTCGACGACCTGGCCGAGCGCACGGAGCAGACCGCGTTCCTGACGGTGCCTCGTGGCGACGAGGCGGTCTGCATCGACTGGGCGCCCGGTCGTGGCATCGGCGTCCTGACGCTCGCCCCTGGTCGGTCGCTCCCGCTGTACGCCGGGGGTGCCGGCCGGCTCGTCCTCGCCTACACCCGCGACGTCGAGGAGTACCTGTCGGACGGCCCGGATCGTCGTCCGCTGACCAGCAAGACGATGGTGGACGCCGACGCGCTCCGCGAGGACGTGCGCCGCACCCGCGCCCAGGGCCACACGCTCTCGCTCGACGACGCGACCATCGGGATCGGTGCCCTCGCGTTCCCCGTGCTCGGCTCGGCCGGCGAACTCATCGGGTGCCTGTCGATCGCCGGTCGGTCGGTGGACATCCGGGAGCGTGCGGACGAGTTCGTGGACGCGGCACTCGGGGCCGTGGCAGAACTGGAGCGCGGGGTCGCCAGCGAACTGACGACCCCGCTGCAGTAG
- a CDS encoding IclR family transcriptional regulator — translation MADGASDDGGIEILSKAGAIIDALADAEALTVSALADAVDEPTSSTYRLLQSLIAMGWVDPAPVRGTYRLGLACMQIGGVLEDSLDVRGLALPRMRELRSTAGVAALLCYRRGTRAVCVERLEGHDVRSVAMQVGDALPLHVGGAPRALLAFLPAGEQHAVIDELVAATDPAYPVPSRGDLQAELETTRRRGYARSDQDVTIGIAAFGSPVFNHRGELVAAVSISGLRERLIDREPELGALVVSTAAAISADLGYDGGRRG, via the coding sequence ATGGCAGACGGCGCCTCCGACGACGGCGGGATCGAGATCCTCAGCAAGGCCGGCGCGATCATCGACGCGTTGGCGGACGCCGAGGCACTGACCGTGAGTGCCCTCGCGGACGCGGTCGACGAGCCCACGAGCTCCACCTACCGGCTGCTGCAGAGTCTCATCGCGATGGGCTGGGTCGACCCGGCTCCGGTACGCGGGACGTACCGGCTCGGACTCGCGTGCATGCAGATCGGCGGCGTTCTCGAGGACTCCCTCGACGTGCGCGGACTGGCTTTGCCGAGGATGCGGGAGCTCCGCTCCACCGCGGGCGTCGCCGCGCTGCTGTGCTACCGCCGCGGGACCCGGGCCGTCTGCGTCGAACGCCTCGAGGGGCACGACGTCCGCTCCGTGGCGATGCAGGTCGGTGACGCGCTCCCGCTGCACGTCGGCGGAGCGCCCCGGGCGCTCCTGGCGTTCCTGCCCGCCGGCGAACAGCACGCCGTCATCGACGAGCTCGTCGCCGCGACGGACCCGGCCTACCCGGTGCCGTCCCGCGGTGACCTGCAAGCCGAGCTCGAGACGACCAGGCGACGGGGGTACGCCCGCTCGGACCAGGACGTCACGATCGGGATCGCGGCGTTCGGCAGCCCCGTGTTCAACCACCGCGGCGAGCTCGTCGCGGCGGTGTCCATCAGCGGGCTCCGCGAGCGTCTCATCGACCGCGAACCGGAACTCGGGGCACTCGTGGTGTCCACCGCCGCGGCGATCAGCGCCGATCTCGGGTACGACGGAGGACGACGTGGCTGA
- a CDS encoding transketolase encodes MTRNDARDVEHLETVAREGRWRVLETVAASKAGHVGGPMSAMDLMVALYFHQLRIDPERPHDPDRDRFILSKGHSAIGLYSVLALRGYFPVEELATFDHGDSRLQGHPDMKLTPGVDSSTGSLGQGLSAGSGMAIAAKMQGKDFHTWVVLGDGEIEEGMVWETVIHAPRYGLDNLTAIVDLNGLQQYGWPAGDHDRYDRSEPMGHVNLPAVFRGFGWNVIEINGHDFEEILDAYAEVDAARGTTGKPTAIIAHTVKGNGVSFTRATFKWHNGVPTAEQLDTARAELLIDQKTEALA; translated from the coding sequence GTGACACGCAACGACGCGAGAGACGTCGAACACCTCGAGACCGTCGCCCGAGAAGGGCGATGGCGCGTCCTCGAGACGGTGGCTGCGAGCAAGGCCGGCCACGTCGGCGGGCCCATGTCGGCCATGGACCTGATGGTGGCCCTGTACTTCCACCAGCTCCGGATCGACCCCGAGCGGCCGCACGACCCCGATCGCGACCGGTTCATCCTGTCCAAGGGGCACTCCGCGATCGGCCTGTACTCGGTCCTGGCGCTCCGCGGGTACTTCCCCGTCGAGGAGCTCGCCACGTTCGACCACGGCGACTCGCGCCTGCAGGGTCACCCGGACATGAAGCTCACCCCGGGGGTGGACTCCTCCACTGGTTCGCTCGGCCAAGGACTCTCCGCCGGCTCCGGCATGGCGATCGCCGCCAAGATGCAGGGCAAGGACTTCCACACCTGGGTCGTGCTCGGCGACGGCGAGATCGAGGAGGGCATGGTCTGGGAGACCGTGATCCACGCCCCTCGGTACGGCCTCGACAACCTCACCGCGATCGTCGACCTGAACGGCCTGCAGCAGTACGGCTGGCCGGCGGGCGACCATGACCGGTACGACCGCAGCGAGCCGATGGGGCACGTCAACCTGCCAGCGGTGTTCCGAGGGTTCGGATGGAACGTCATCGAGATCAACGGGCACGACTTCGAGGAGATCCTCGATGCCTACGCCGAGGTCGACGCCGCCCGCGGCACGACCGGCAAGCCGACCGCGATCATCGCCCACACGGTGAAGGGCAACGGCGTCTCGTTCACCCGCGCGACGTTCAAGTGGCACAACGGCGTCCCGACCGCGGAACAGCTCGACACCGCTCGCGCGGAACTGCTCATCGACCAGAAGACGGAGGCCCTCGCATGA
- a CDS encoding transketolase C-terminal domain-containing protein — translation MKAQRAVWGDTLTELAETDDRIVVVDGDLATSTMAVTFANAHPERFIQAGIAEQNMVGIAFGMSTLGYRPWLSSFGVFLTNRALDQVRMLVSQTKAPVRLAAAYTGLLNGASGKTHQDIEDLSVMRALPNMTVLAPADETEAAAIIRWAADHDGPVYLRLARDAVADVFDSGYEFRIGQPVLLRDGGDGAAAEVTVVSTGVQTSRTLEAVSAVETSGRSVRHVHLPTIKPLDDDALWALLDGARTVVTVEEHSVVGGLGDVVAAVLAGHASGARLTKVGLADSWAESGPNDFLLEKYGLSADRVAARIRDAVGERVPS, via the coding sequence ATGAAGGCGCAGCGCGCAGTGTGGGGCGACACCCTCACCGAACTCGCCGAGACGGACGACCGCATCGTCGTCGTCGACGGCGACCTCGCCACCTCGACCATGGCCGTCACGTTCGCGAACGCGCACCCGGAGCGGTTCATCCAAGCGGGCATCGCCGAGCAGAACATGGTCGGGATCGCCTTCGGCATGTCCACCCTCGGGTACCGCCCGTGGCTGTCGTCGTTCGGCGTCTTCCTGACGAACCGGGCCCTCGACCAGGTGCGCATGCTCGTCTCGCAGACCAAGGCCCCGGTCCGTCTGGCCGCCGCCTACACCGGGCTGCTCAACGGCGCGAGCGGCAAGACCCACCAGGACATCGAGGACCTGTCCGTGATGCGGGCGCTCCCGAACATGACGGTCCTCGCGCCCGCCGACGAGACGGAGGCGGCAGCGATCATCCGGTGGGCAGCGGACCACGACGGCCCCGTCTACCTCCGACTCGCCCGCGACGCCGTCGCCGACGTCTTCGACAGCGGCTACGAGTTCCGGATCGGCCAGCCGGTCCTGCTGCGGGACGGCGGCGACGGTGCCGCCGCGGAGGTGACGGTGGTGTCGACGGGGGTGCAGACGTCCCGGACCCTCGAGGCGGTCTCGGCGGTCGAGACCTCCGGCCGCAGCGTGCGGCACGTGCACCTGCCGACGATCAAGCCCCTCGACGACGACGCGCTCTGGGCGCTGCTGGACGGTGCGCGCACCGTCGTCACGGTCGAGGAGCACTCGGTGGTCGGTGGCCTTGGCGACGTCGTCGCCGCCGTCCTCGCCGGACACGCCAGCGGCGCTCGACTGACGAAGGTGGGGCTCGCCGACTCGTGGGCCGAGTCGGGACCGAACGACTTCCTCCTGGAGAAGTACGGTCTGTCGGCCGACCGGGTCGCCGCGCGCATCCGCGACGCGGTCGGCGAGCGGGTGCCGTCATGA
- a CDS encoding phosphoenolpyruvate carboxykinase (GTP): MSVVDATAAGTTIEPGPGREALHRWVDQVASLTEPDQVVWCSGSDAENRALLDAMVTSGSLIALDPGLRPDSYLARSDPADVARVEDRTFICSVDEADAGPTNNWRDPAAMRADLTDRFRGSMRGRTMYVVPFSMGPIGGAISQVGVQVTDSPYVVVSTRIMTRMGDDALTQIDEDTVWVPAMHSVGMPLVTDDGDRITDVPWPSNETKTIAHFPETREIWSYGSGYGGNALLAKKCFALRIASSMARDDGWLAEHMLLIRVTTPAGKVLHVAAAFPSACGKTNFAMMTPTVPGWKVETIGDDIAWLRPGADGRLWAINPEAGFFGVAPGTGPDTNPAAMSTVRSGTVFTNVAMTLEGDVWWEGASETPPRHLIDWRGQPWEPGSATPAAHPNARFTVAAERCPTISDDWDSPDGVPIDAIVFGGRRATNVPLVAEAEDWEHGVFFGSTISSEQTAAAEGPVGELRLDPFAMQPFCGYNMADHWAHWLRVGDRLGTKAPRVFRVNWFRKSTDGDYLWPGFGENVRVLEWIAGRLDGSADVRWSPVGGLPGVGDLDLDGLDLDGFALDALFAVDPAAWTDEAEQLREHFDRFGARVPARLRARLDQLVRRLEEAA, translated from the coding sequence ATGAGCGTCGTCGACGCGACGGCCGCCGGCACGACCATCGAGCCGGGTCCCGGACGGGAGGCCCTGCATCGTTGGGTGGACCAGGTCGCGTCCCTGACGGAGCCCGACCAGGTCGTCTGGTGCTCCGGCAGCGACGCCGAGAACCGCGCGTTGCTCGACGCGATGGTCACGTCCGGTTCGCTGATCGCCTTGGACCCCGGCCTCCGGCCGGACAGCTACCTCGCCAGGAGCGACCCCGCGGACGTGGCCAGGGTCGAGGACCGCACGTTCATCTGCTCCGTCGACGAGGCGGACGCCGGCCCGACGAACAACTGGCGGGATCCCGCCGCGATGCGCGCAGACCTCACCGACCGGTTCCGTGGCTCGATGCGCGGCCGGACGATGTACGTGGTGCCGTTCTCGATGGGTCCGATCGGGGGCGCCATCTCCCAGGTCGGCGTCCAGGTCACCGACTCGCCGTACGTCGTCGTCTCGACCCGCATCATGACCCGGATGGGGGACGACGCCCTCACACAGATCGACGAGGACACGGTCTGGGTGCCGGCAATGCACAGCGTCGGCATGCCCCTGGTCACGGACGACGGCGACCGGATCACCGACGTCCCGTGGCCGTCCAACGAGACGAAGACCATCGCGCACTTCCCGGAGACCCGGGAGATCTGGTCGTACGGCTCCGGGTACGGCGGCAACGCGCTGCTGGCGAAGAAGTGCTTCGCGCTCCGGATCGCGTCGTCGATGGCGCGTGACGACGGGTGGCTCGCCGAACACATGCTCCTCATCCGCGTCACGACACCGGCGGGCAAGGTCCTGCACGTCGCGGCCGCGTTTCCGTCCGCGTGCGGCAAGACGAACTTCGCGATGATGACCCCGACGGTGCCCGGGTGGAAGGTCGAGACGATCGGGGACGACATCGCGTGGCTCCGGCCGGGTGCCGACGGACGACTCTGGGCGATCAACCCGGAAGCCGGCTTCTTCGGTGTCGCTCCGGGAACCGGCCCGGACACGAACCCGGCGGCCATGTCGACCGTCCGGTCCGGCACGGTCTTCACCAACGTCGCGATGACGCTCGAGGGCGACGTGTGGTGGGAGGGCGCATCCGAGACCCCGCCGCGGCACCTGATCGACTGGCGTGGCCAGCCGTGGGAGCCGGGGAGCGCGACACCGGCAGCGCATCCGAACGCGCGCTTCACGGTCGCCGCGGAACGGTGCCCGACGATCTCCGACGACTGGGACAGCCCGGACGGGGTCCCGATCGACGCCATCGTGTTCGGCGGGCGGCGCGCGACGAACGTGCCGCTCGTCGCAGAGGCCGAGGACTGGGAACACGGCGTGTTCTTCGGCTCGACGATCTCCAGCGAGCAGACCGCTGCCGCCGAGGGCCCGGTTGGCGAGCTCCGCCTCGACCCCTTCGCGATGCAGCCGTTCTGCGGCTACAACATGGCGGACCACTGGGCGCACTGGCTCAGGGTCGGCGACCGTCTCGGGACGAAGGCGCCCCGCGTCTTCCGTGTCAACTGGTTCCGCAAGTCCACCGACGGCGACTACCTCTGGCCGGGCTTCGGCGAGAACGTCCGCGTCCTCGAGTGGATCGCCGGTCGGCTCGACGGGAGCGCCGACGTCCGCTGGAGCCCCGTCGGCGGGCTCCCCGGTGTGGGCGACCTCGACCTCGACGGACTCGACCTCGACGGCTTCGCACTCGACGCCCTGTTCGCGGTCGACCCCGCAGCGTGGACCGACGAGGCCGAACAGCTCCGCGAGCACTTCGACCGGTTCGGTGCCCGCGTCCCGGCGCGACTCCGCGCGCGACTCGACCAGCTCGTCCGCCGGCTCGAGGAGGCGGCGTGA
- a CDS encoding glyceraldehyde-3-phosphate dehydrogenase, whose protein sequence is MSTDGELWDDWDAQLGLAEQMIPLIGRLHRRDGVVAGVHGRRLVNRSAIDIVRAHRFARHVDGAPLPLAESLRILRAAVDTGAPGPASLDVGALAARLRATEDDDVHHATAIAELVRDAAAGGALPTTDVVLYGFGRIGRLLARILISHQSGGSGLRLRAIVLRASSGPDDLVKRASLLRRDSVHGPFDGTITVDEHAETITANGTRIQVIRASDPAAVDYAAFGIEDAIVIDNTGKWRTEAELRRHLLAPGAGRVLLTAPGKGDVPNIVHGINSEQAERADVVAAASCTTNAVAPVLAALHAEFGVVRGHVETVHSFTNDQNLTDNFHKADRRGRAAPLNMVITETGAAQAVAKAVPGLAGRLTGNAIRVPTPDVSLAILHVTTERRVTRDTVNTFLRRTSLESDLRSQVDYVESPEFVSSDVLGSRFAGVVDGLATQTNGDHDVVVYVWYDNEFGYSYQVIRVVETMSRALAVSRVAVA, encoded by the coding sequence GTGAGCACCGACGGCGAGCTCTGGGACGACTGGGACGCGCAGCTCGGGCTCGCCGAGCAGATGATCCCCTTGATCGGTCGCCTGCACCGACGCGACGGTGTGGTCGCCGGGGTGCACGGACGCCGCCTCGTGAACCGATCGGCGATCGACATCGTCAGGGCCCACCGGTTCGCCCGACACGTCGACGGTGCACCGCTGCCACTCGCCGAGTCGCTGCGGATCCTGCGCGCGGCCGTCGACACCGGTGCCCCCGGCCCCGCGTCGCTCGACGTCGGCGCGCTCGCCGCACGGCTCAGGGCCACGGAGGACGACGACGTGCACCACGCGACCGCGATCGCGGAGCTCGTGCGGGACGCTGCCGCCGGCGGTGCGCTCCCGACCACCGACGTCGTGCTCTACGGATTCGGGCGGATCGGTCGCCTCCTCGCTCGCATCCTCATCTCCCACCAGTCCGGCGGGTCAGGACTCCGTCTCCGCGCGATCGTCCTCCGAGCGTCGTCGGGCCCGGACGACCTCGTGAAGCGTGCCAGTCTGCTCCGACGCGATTCCGTGCACGGGCCGTTCGACGGCACGATCACCGTCGACGAGCACGCCGAGACGATCACCGCGAACGGCACGCGCATCCAGGTCATCCGCGCGTCGGACCCCGCCGCGGTCGACTACGCCGCCTTCGGGATCGAGGACGCGATCGTCATCGACAACACCGGGAAGTGGCGCACCGAAGCAGAGCTCCGTCGACACCTGCTCGCCCCTGGGGCCGGGCGGGTGCTGCTCACCGCTCCGGGCAAGGGCGATGTCCCGAACATCGTGCACGGCATCAACAGCGAGCAGGCCGAGCGCGCCGACGTGGTCGCGGCGGCGTCCTGCACGACCAACGCCGTCGCACCGGTCCTCGCGGCGCTGCACGCGGAGTTCGGCGTCGTGCGCGGGCACGTCGAGACGGTGCACTCCTTCACGAACGACCAGAACCTCACCGACAACTTCCACAAGGCCGATCGCCGTGGTCGGGCCGCGCCGCTCAACATGGTCATCACGGAGACGGGTGCGGCGCAGGCGGTGGCGAAGGCCGTTCCAGGACTCGCTGGTCGGCTCACGGGCAACGCGATCCGGGTCCCGACCCCCGATGTCTCGCTCGCGATCCTGCACGTGACGACCGAGCGCCGGGTCACTCGGGACACGGTGAACACGTTCCTCCGCCGGACGTCCCTGGAGTCGGACCTCCGGTCGCAGGTCGACTACGTGGAATCGCCCGAGTTCGTGTCCTCCGACGTGCTCGGCTCGCGGTTCGCCGGCGTGGTCGACGGGCTTGCGACGCAGACGAACGGTGATCACGACGTCGTCGTCTACGTCTGGTACGACAACGAGTTCGGGTACTCCTACCAGGTGATCAGGGTGGTCGAGACGATGAGTCGCGCGCTGGCGGTCTCCCGGGTCGCCGTGGCGTGA